The nucleotide sequence ATGCACATGGTGCCGGTCCACTCGCCGGTGGCGAGCTTGGGCAGGTAGGTCTGTTTCTGGGCATCATCGCCGCTGGCCAAAATGGCCTCGAAGCACCCGGTGGTCAGGCCGGGATACAGCGCAAAGGCGACGTTGGCCGAGCACAGCATTTCCTCGACCACCTTCGACAGGGTGTAGGGCAGGCCCTGCCCACCGAATTCGGTGGGGTTGGACAGCCCGACCCAGCCGGACTCCCAATACAGCTTGTAGGCTTCTGCCATGCCCTTGGGCACCGTCACGTCGTGGCCATCAAGGCGGCAGCCTTCGGCATCGGCGGCGTGATTGATGGCGGCGATCTGGTCTTCGATGAGCTTGGAGGCTTCATCCGCCAAGTCGATCATCATGTCATCGCTCACCTCACTGTAGGCGGGGAGCTGTGACAGCTGTCCGACGTTCAGAACGTCCTTGAGGACGAAGCCGATTTCACGAAGGGGGGCCTTGTAAGTTGCCATGCGATGCCTCTGCGCTGAATGAAGTCAATTTTGGGGTCGGAAGGCTATCACGGCCGGGCCTGAGCGCCGCCGCGTCCGGCTCAGGGGCGAACACGGGCGTGTCCCCAATATTGGTGACAAAGTCATCAAGAACAATATCTTACGATGCATTTGCGCACTTGACAGTGCCGCTGGGCTTGGCACTATCGGGCGGCGGCCAACGGGGCCGTGACGCTGAACCCAAGGAGGGATCGATGAAACTGATTCGGGTATTTGCGGCCGTTGCCGGCCTGCTGCTGTCAGCGATTGCGGCGGCAGCCGTCAACGTCAACACGGCATCGGCCGAGGAAATGGCAGCAGCGCTCAACGGGGTCGGTGAGGCGATTGCCAATCGCATCGTCGAGGAACGTGACGCCAACGGAGCGTATGCCGATGCCGCGGAGCTGCAGGAGCGCGTCAAGGGCATCGGCCCCGCGCTGGTGGAGAAGAATGCCGGCGAACTGGCATTCTGAAGGCGCTTTGAAACGGCATCAGAGCCCGGCTTCGGCCGGGCTCTTTGTTTGCAACCGCGGTTATTGTGGCGGGGTGGCCGGGCCCGACAGCAGGCGCTGCGCCAGCGGCTCGATGAGGCGGTTGTTGGCCGCGAGGATATGACCATCGACCAGTACCTCCGAGTCCGGCCGCAGTGAGCGCACCACACCGGTGGCCTCCTGCACCAGCACGATGCCGGCCGCGATGTCCCAGGGCTTGAGATTGAATTCGAAGAAGCCGTCGAGCCGCCCTGCGGCGACATAGGCCAAATCCAGCGCGGCGGATCCGGCGCGGCGAATCCCGGCGGTGCTGGTGGCGACGTTGCCGAGCATCGGCAGGTAGTCCGGCATAAACCGGTCATCCAGCGGCACACCGGTCCCGATCAGGGCGTCGTCGAGTTCACGGGTGTTGCTGCAGCGCAGCCGCCGGTTGTTGAGCATGGCACCGGAGCCGCGCGTGGCGACATACAGGTCGTTGGTGCTGGGCGCATAGATCACCCCGTGTTCCAGGCGACCCCGAACCTCGATGCCGATGGACACGGCGTAGTGGGGGATGCGGTGCAGGAAGTTGGTGGTGCCGTCCAGCGGATCAATGATCCAGCGCACCTCCGACCCCGCCTGCTCGCCCGACTCCTCGGCGAGGATGGCGTGATCCGGATAGGCCTTGTGGATCAGCCGCACGATCTCCATCTCGGCGCCGCGGTCGACCTGACTGACGAAGTCATTGTGGGTCTTGCGTTCGATCTGCAGTGACTCCACACGCTCGGCGTGCCGGAGGATGTGGTTGCCGGCGGCGCGAGCGGCGGACACGGCGATGTTGACCAGCGGATGCATGGGACAGGAAGGCCTTGGAAAGGAGCGCGCGGAACCCGCAGCGGAGGCCCGTAGAATATCACGCATGACACAGCCCTCAGACGTTGCCGCCGGTGGAATCCGTATCGTTCTGGTACAGACCCAGCATCCCGGAAATATCGGTGCCACGGCCCGCGCCATGCTCACCATGGGCTATTCCGAGCTGGTGTTGGTGGCGCCAGAGCGGTTCCCGCATCCACAGGCCCGGGCGATGGCATCCAACGCCCTGTCGGTGGTCGAGGGCGCCCGCGTGGTGGCGACGCTGGAAGAGGCCGTGGCGGACTGCGCCTGGGTGGTCGCCACCTCGGCGCGCCCGCGGCATCTGGGCGACGAGCCGCTGACGCCGTGGGCTTTCGCCGGGCAGGCAATCGATCGCGCGCGCGAGGCGCCGGTGGCGGTGGTGTTCGGGCCCGAACGAACCGGATTGTCGAATGCCGATCTCGACCGCTGTCAGTCGATCATCATGGTGCCCACCAACCCGGAGTATCCGTCGCTCAATCTCGGGCAGGCCGTCCAGCTGCTGACCTGGGAGTTGCGCAAGGCGGGACTGACCGAGGTGCCCAAGGTCGCCGCCAAGAAAG is from Flagellatimonas centrodinii and encodes:
- a CDS encoding ComEA family DNA-binding protein; the encoded protein is MKLIRVFAAVAGLLLSAIAAAAVNVNTASAEEMAAALNGVGEAIANRIVEERDANGAYADAAELQERVKGIGPALVEKNAGELAF
- a CDS encoding inositol monophosphatase family protein, translating into MHPLVNIAVSAARAAGNHILRHAERVESLQIERKTHNDFVSQVDRGAEMEIVRLIHKAYPDHAILAEESGEQAGSEVRWIIDPLDGTTNFLHRIPHYAVSIGIEVRGRLEHGVIYAPSTNDLYVATRGSGAMLNNRRLRCSNTRELDDALIGTGVPLDDRFMPDYLPMLGNVATSTAGIRRAGSAALDLAYVAAGRLDGFFEFNLKPWDIAAGIVLVQEATGVVRSLRPDSEVLVDGHILAANNRLIEPLAQRLLSGPATPPQ
- a CDS encoding RNA methyltransferase; the encoded protein is MTQPSDVAAGGIRIVLVQTQHPGNIGATARAMLTMGYSELVLVAPERFPHPQARAMASNALSVVEGARVVATLEEAVADCAWVVATSARPRHLGDEPLTPWAFAGQAIDRAREAPVAVVFGPERTGLSNADLDRCQSIIMVPTNPEYPSLNLGQAVQLLTWELRKAGLTEVPKVAAKKDIPIYAAPSAEEMEHYFAHLERVLLKTGFLDPENPRLLMRRLRNFYHRAQPDRNELNILRGILTTTETPKRRSRRPRP